One part of the Magallana gigas chromosome 5, xbMagGiga1.1, whole genome shotgun sequence genome encodes these proteins:
- the LOC117693163 gene encoding uncharacterized protein: MKELKNSFITEELAQKLDIKSTGFITLKISAFGDKNSEVHNLEKATVQLETQTGEKIPMEVIIIPTIAAPIFNRARVNIRELSYLKGLKLAHPVSSDEQFHISMLIGADYYWSIVGDRIIRGNGPTAVESKVGYLISGPIHSSGKQHSGMFHILADHKVEEVDLEKFWKIESMGIDDHKDGHYVAKIPWKENYPCLPTNYEIVKRRTENVIQRLAKDPKMLKLYSEIIQDQANKGFIEKVEDPENSGNRVHYIPHHPVKKDSTTTPIRIVYGCSCKDKTGHVSLNDCIEPYSPMMNDITSILTRFRLNKFAVTADIEKAFLQIELHQKDRDSTRFLWLSDPASFQSEETALKFYKESRTLLAAGGFNLRSWSSNSEMLQNLSKAEKTADEDSVVKVLGMKRNPQEDTLQYAKNDTGQKKDRVTTKREVLRETSKVFDPLGLLSPISVKAKIFMQELWKDNLKWDEKLPKSMQTTWREISSEIYDALDIRINRNNSSSIDCSCDSLHVFSDASQQAYGACVYLLSKNKITLLMAKNRVPPIKQITLPRLELMGALIGARLGKHVKEITGVNKIYFWCDSEIVFHWIISQKTANRFVANRVNEIREISESSTWQYCPTFCNPADYLTRGIALKKFKEDALWWNRPEWLMEPQKWPVWDGPTKAILCSTSTEEESDTSHQTKIQDTVDIKTESIQSILKLEDKSSLMKLARAEEKSKTF; encoded by the exons ATGAAGGAGCTCAAAAACTCATTTATAACTGAGGAGTTAGCACAGAAACTTGACATAAAATCAACGGGATTTATCACTCTAAAGATTTCAGCATTTGGAGACAAGAACAGTGAAGTTCATAACCTAGAGAAAGCTACAGTTCAACTAGAAACACAAACCGGAGAGAAAATTCCAATGGAGGTCATCATCATTCCAACAATAGCAGCTCCAATCTTCAACAGAGCACGTGTCAATATCAGGGAACTCTCATACCTAAAGGGATTGAAATTGGCACACCCAGTCAGCTCAGATGAGCAGTTCCATATTTCAATGCTAATTGGTGCAGACTACTATTGGAGCATAGTAGGAGACAGAATCATCAGAGGAAATGGACCCACAGCGGTCGAATCAAAGGTTGGATATCTTATATCTGGACCTATCCACTCATCTGGAAAACAGCATTCAGGGATGTTCCATATTTTGGCAGATCATAAAGTGGAAGAGGTTGACCTGGAAAAATTCTGGAAAATTGAATCCATGGGAATTGATGATCACA AGGATGGTCATTATGTTGCTAAAATCCCCTGGAAAGAAAACTATCCCTGCTTACCTACAAACTACGAGATTGTGAAAAGAAGAACAGAAAATGTTATTCAGAGATTAGCAAAGGATCCTAAAATGTTAAAGCTGTACAGTGAGATAATACAGGATCAAGCAAACAAAGGATTTATTGAGAAAGTTGAAGATCCAGAAAATTCAGGAAATAGAGTCCATTATATCCCTCATCACCCTGTGAAAAAGGACAGCACTACAACCCCGATTAGAATTGTGTACGGTTGTAGCTGCAAGGACAAAACTGGACATGTTAGTCTAAACGACTGCATAGAGCCATACTCCCCTATGATGAATGACATCACGTCAATATTGACCAGATTCAGACTGAACAAGTTTGCAGTAACAGCAGATATTGAAAAGGCCTTCCTTCAAATTGAGCTTCACCAGAAAGACCGTGATTCAACACGATTCCTTTGGCTTAGTGATCCCG CCAGCTTCCAGAGTGAGGAAACAGCTTTGAAATTCTACAAAGAATCAAGAACCTTACTTGCAGCAGGAGGTTTTAATCTTCGTTCCTGGAGCTCCAACAGTGAGATGCTACAAAACTTGTCTAAAGCAGAAAAAACAGCGGATGAAGACTCTGTCGTTAAAGTTCTTGGAATGAAACGGAATCCACAAGAAGATACTCTCCAATATGCAAAGAATGATACTGGACAAAAGAAGGATCGTGTGACTACAAAGCGAGAAGTATTGAGAGAAACATCAAAGGTGTTTGATCCACTTGGATTATTAAGTCCTATTTCTGTGAAGGCGAAGATTTTCATGCAAGAGTTATGGAAAGATAATTTGAAATGGGATGAAAAACTGCCTAAGTCTATGCAGACTACATGGAGAGAAATCTCATCAGAAATTTATGATGCACTGGACATCAGAATAAACAGAAATAACAGTTCATCAATTGATTGTAGTTGTGATTCATTGCACGTTTTCTCCGATGCAAGTCAGCAAGCATATGGTGCATGTGTCTATTTGTTATCAAAGAACAAGATAACATTACTTATGGCCAAAAATCGAGTGCCACCAATCAAGCAGATCACACTTCCAAGACTAGAACTCATGGGAGCGCTTATTGGAGCAAGATTGGGAaaacatgtaaaagaaataactGGAGTTAACAAAATCTACTTTTGGTGTGACAgtgaaattgtatttcactgGATCATTTCACAGAAAACGGCAAACAGATTTGTAGCAAACCGAGTAAATGAAATTCGGGAGATCAGCGAATCTTCAACATGGCAGTATTGTCCAACATTCTGTAATCCTGCTGACTATCTCACACGAGGAATTGCTCTCAAGAAATTCAAAGAGGATGCCCTCTGGTGGAATAGACCAGAATGGTTAATGGAACCCCAAAAATGGCCTGTATGGGATGGACCAACAAAGGCAATATTATGTTCCACAAGCACAGAAGAAGAGAGTGATACGAGTCATCAAACGAAGATTCAAGATACTGTAGACATCAAGACTGAAAGTATACAGTCAATACTGAAACTTGAAGATAAGAGTTCACTCATGAAGTTAGCCAGAGCTGAGGAGAAGTCAAAGACtttctaa
- the LOC105346187 gene encoding steroid 17-alpha-hydroxylase/17,20 lyase yields MLTLNLLNVKTVLVALTVGLIVYLIRRRFIYRLPPGPWAIPLIGNFEVYTKPLVHRVILQLSKKYGPVIQFYFGPIPTVFLNNYEVVIEALVKRKADFAGRPTSVTFSLISEGFKDIALASYSPMWQYHRRVAIKALRNYLQGDLLEKLTQDNMKKVMNMMAAEKGPIVVKSHMDNIVFYQLFTLCFGEKKEIGDPDVEFLLREKDNVNKAIGNGLREDLLPFLKDVYPSRRYVIIKDAVDRAFSFMYKLLHEHQETFDPNNIRDLTDHLLLARSEAEKSGDNESMEKLNDTYLVQTISDIFFAGVDTTRMTLEWFLCFISGLPEIQAKCQAEIDETIGRRCPSIADRQSLPYTEACLYETMRLGVIAGLGLPHLTICDTHVGGYDIPKDTVVLINHFALHRDPKYWKDPEKFDPLRYLDENGKMDPTKLDSWLPFSAGRRVCLGESIAKPEILMMCVHLLQRFKISLPEGVKPNFVGVHRNVFGSECPADLRIVVKERSN; encoded by the exons ATGCTGACACTCAACCTTTTGAACGTAAAGACTGTGCTGGTGGCCCTTACCGTGGGGCTGATTGTCTACTTAATCAGGAGGAGGTTCATCTACCGGTTACCCCCGGGACCTTGGGCCATCCCTCTGATTGGAAACTTTGAAG TATACACTAAACCTTTAGTGCACAGAGTTATTCTACAACTGTCGAAGAAGTATGGTCCAgtcattcaattttatttcg GACCTATCCCAACTGTCTTTCTAAACAACTATGAGGTTGTGATAGAAGCCTTGGTGAAGAGAAAGGCAGATTTTGCTGGACGCCCCACTTCAGTGACAT TCTCTTTGATCAGCGAGGGATTCAAGGACATAGCTCTGGCGTCCTACTCTCCTATGTGGCAGTATCACCGACGTGTAGCCATCAAAGCTTTAAG AAATTATCTACAAGGAGACTTGCTTGAGAAACTTACACAagataatatgaaaaaagtGATGAACATGATGGCGGCAGAAAAGGGTCCCATTGTAGTAAAATCTCACATGGACAATATAGTCTTCTACCAGCTTTTTACACTCTGTTTTGGAGAAAA aaaGGAGATCGGCGACCCGGATGTAGAGTTCCTGCTCCGAGAAAAAGACAACGTGAACAAAGCTATAGGAAACGGTCTCCGAGAGGATTTGCTACCCTTCCTAAAGGACGTGTACCCGTCCAGGCGTTACGTCATCATCAAGGACGCGGTGGATAGGGCGTTTTCATTTATGTATAAACTCCTACACGAACACCAGGAAACGTTTGACCCAA ATAACATCCGAGATCTTACCGATCATCTTCTACTAGCAAGATCCGAGGCGGAAAAATCTGGAGACAACGAATCAATGGAGAAATTAAATGATACTTATCTTGTACAAACCATTTCGGATATCTTTTTCG CTGGTGTAGATACTACACGAATGACCCTAGAATGGTTCTTGTGCTTCATATCTGGTCTTCCGGAAATACAGGCAAAATGTCAGGCGGAGATCGACGAAACAATtg GGAGACGTTGTCCATCCATCGCCGACAGGCAGTCGTTGCCTTACACCGAGGCCTGCCTCTACGAGACAATGAGGTTGGGAGTAATAGCAGGCCTGGGTTTGCCACATCTTACCATCTGCGATACACACGTTG gtgGGTACGACATTCCAAAAGACACGGTTGTCCTAATCAACCATTTTGCACTCCATCGTGACCCTAAATATTGGAAAGATCCCGAGAAATTTGATCCGCTCCGTTACTTGGATGAAAATGGTAAAATGGATCCTACAAAACTGGACAGTTGGCTACCATTTTCTGCTGGGAGGAGGGTATGTCTTGGAGAATCTATTGCAAAACCGGAAATTTTAATGATGTGCGTCCATCTTCTTCAACGGTTTAAAATATCACTTCCGGAAGGCGTCAAACCGAACTTTGTAGGTGTGCATCGTAATGTTTTTGGAAGCGAATGTCCCGCCGACTTACGAATTGTCGTAAaggaaagatcaaattaa
- the LOC105346200 gene encoding meprin A subunit alpha: MLSTTNIVLCFAVVLGVSAVPGQLRNIITDSSRLWANGKVPVAFDVSLDGSMKEKVLAAMQEISFSTHANGMPCVQFVPRTQEKDYVVFTSVVYGSGDSLPGRLGGVQYVHLYRDAAKADIMQLIMYLLGFFNEFRRPDRDSQVMVHYENIAPEYRGFFDITNDTTFFNYPFDFESITFFFPYAWAIDPSKPTLTPKYESVSIPYKVSLSKYDILNIQREYKCGIDNGNKIDLLDGTVSYCNFEFDLCEWTQLTDDDFDFQRMKGPSPRSNVTGPMADYSSGTGYYVYAGAQGEHNEDARVISPVLNAGEYCLRFYYFLYGQDIHKFRVNTRVGDRDTVLDSLEGNQGGSWHTYSKDITMNTKFQIFLEAIIGGTDNGDMAFDDVYIFRGRCIA; encoded by the exons ATGTTGTCCACTACCAACATCGTCCTCTGCTTCGCTGTTGTCCTGGGTGTGTCTGCTGTCCCCGGG cAACTCAGAAATATTATCACAGACAGCAGCAGGCTATGGGCAAATGGAAAAGTCCCAGTTGCCTTCGACGTTAGTTTAG ATGGATCAATGAAAGAAAAGGTCCTGGCAGCTATGCAGGAAATCTCTTTTTCCACTCACGCCAATGGTATGCCGTGTGTCCAGTTTGTTCCTAGAACACAGGAGAAGGACTACGTTGTTTTCACATCAGTTGTCTA TGGATCTGGAGACAGCTTGCCCGGCCGTCTTGGGGGTGTCCAATACGTCCATCTGTACCGTGATGCCGCCAAGGCCGACATTATGCAGCTCATCATGTACTTGCTCGGCTTCTTCAATGAGTTCCGTCGTCCCGACAGAGATAGCCAGGTCATGGTCCACTACGAAAACATTGCCCCAG AGTATCGTGGATTCTTCGACATTACTAACGACACAACATTCTTCAACTACCCATTCGACTTTGAGTCCATTACTTTCTTCTTCCCATACGCCTGGGCCATTGACCCATCCAAACCCACTCTCACCCCCAAATACGAGTCTGTCAGCATTCCATACAAAGTTTCTCTCAGCAAATACGACATTCTTAACATCCAAAGAGAATACAAATGTGGAATTG ATAACGGAAACAAGATCGACCTTTTGGACG GCACCGTCTCATACTGTAACTTTGAATTCGATCTGTGCGAGTGGACCCAGTTGACAGATGACGATTTCGACTTCCAGAGAATGAAGGGACCATCTCCTCGTAGCAACGTCACCGGACCAATGGCCGATTACAGCAGTGGAACAG gCTACTACGTTTATGCTGGGGCACAGGGTGAACACAACGAAGATGCCCGAGTTATCTCCCCTGTTCTGAACGCCGGTGAATACTGTCTCCGATTTTACTACTTCCTGTACGGACAAGACATTCACAAGTTCAGAGTGAACACAAGAGTTGGAGATAGAGACACAGTTCTTGATTCTTTGGAGGGCAACCAGGGAGGAAGCTGGCACACGTACTCTAAAGATATCACCATGAACACAAAGTTCCAG ATTTTCTTGGAGGCCATCATTGGAGGAACAGACAACGGAGATATGGCCTTTGATGATGTGTACATCTTCCGTGGACGCTGTATAGCTTAG
- the LOC105336545 gene encoding steroid 17-alpha-hydroxylase/17,20 lyase isoform X3 has product MLTLNLLNVQTVLVALTVGLLVYFIRRRFIYRLPPGPWAIPLIGNFEVYTKPLLHRVVLQLSKKYGPVTLFSFGPIRTVFLNNYEVVMEAMVKRKADFAGRPASVTFSLVSEGYKDIAVASYSPMWQYHRRVAIKALSKEIGDPDVEFLLREKDLINKTVGNGLREDMLPFLKDVYPSGRYVIIKEAADRVFSFLHKLLHEHQETFDPNNIRDFTDHLLVARSEAEKSGDDESLEKLNDTYLVQTVSDIFFAGVDTTRLTLEWFLCFMSGLPEIQAKCQAEIDKKIGRRCPSIADRQSLPYTEACIYETMRAGVIAGLGLPHLTICDTHVGGYDIPKDTVVLINHFALHRDTKYWKDPEKFDPLRYLDEDGKMDPTKLDSWLPFSAGRRVCLGESIAKSEILMMCVHLLQWFEISLPEGTKPNFVGVQRDFFGTECPADLRIIVKKRFK; this is encoded by the exons ATGTTGACACTCAACCTTTTGAACGTACAGACTGTGCTGGTGGCCCTTACCGTGGGGCTGCTTGTCTACTTCATCAGGAGGAGGTTCATCTACCGGCTACCTCCGGGACCATGGGCCATCCCTCTGATTGGAAACTTTGAAG TATACACTAAACCTTTACTGCACAGAGTAGTTCTACAACTGTCGAAGAAGTATGGTCCAGTAACTCTGTTTTCTTTTG GGCCTATCCGAACCGTCTTTCTAAACAACTATGAGGTTGTAATGGAAGCCATGGTGAAAAGAAAGGCGGATTTTGCTGGACGCCCGGCTTCAGTAACTT TCTCTTTGGTCAGCGAGGGATATAAGGACATAGCTGTGGCTTCCTACTCTCCTATGTGGCAGTATCACCGACGTGTAGCCATCAAAGCTTTAAG TAAGGAGATTGGTGACCCTGATGTAGAGTTCCTGCTCCGAGAAAAAGACCTAATAAACAAAACTGTAGGGAACGGTCTCCGAGAGGATATGCTTCCGTTCCTGAAGGACGTGTACCCGTCCGGACGTTACGTCATCATCAAAGAAGCTGCGGATAGAGTGTTTTCATTCCTTCATAAACTCTTACACGAACACCAGGAAACGTTTGATCCAA ATAACATCCGGGATTTTACCGATCACCTTCTAGTAGCCAGATCTGAGGCGGAAAAATCTGGAGACGACGAATCCCTTGAGAAATTAAATGATACTTATCTTGTACAAACCGTTTCGGATATCTTTTTTG CTGGTGTAGATACGACGAGACTGACCCTAGAATGGTTCTTGTGCTTCATGTCTGGACTTCCGGAAATACAGGCAAAATGTCAGGCGGAGATCGACAAAAAAATTG GTAGGCGTTGTCCATCTATCGCCGACAGACAGTCGTTGCCTTACACCGAGGCCTGCATCTATGAGACAATGAGGGCGGGAGTAATAGCAGGCCTGGGTTTGCCACATCTTACCATCTGCGATACACACGTTG gtGGGTACGACATTCCAAAAGACACGGTTGTCCTAATCAACCATTTTGCTCTCCATCGTGACACTAAATATTGGAAAGATCCCGAGAAATTTGATCCGCTCCGTTACTTGGATGAAGATGGTAAAATGGATCCTACAAAACTGGACAGTTGGCTACCATTTTCTGCTGGAAGGAGAGTATGCCTTGGAGAATCTATAGCAAAGTCGGAAATTTTAATGATGTGCGTCCATCTTCTTCAATGGTTTGAAATATCACTTCCGGAAGGCACCAAACCGAACTTTGTAGGTGTGCAACGTGATTTTTTTGGAACCGAATGTCCCGCCGACTTACGAATTATCGTAAAGAAaagattcaaataa
- the LOC105336545 gene encoding steroid 17-alpha-hydroxylase/17,20 lyase isoform X1, with protein sequence MLTLNLLNVQTVLVALTVGLLVYFIRRRFIYRLPPGPWAIPLIGNFEVYTKPLLHRVVLQLSKKYGPVTLFSFGPIRTVFLNNYEVVMEAMVKRKADFAGRPASVTFSLVSEGYKDIAVASYSPMWQYHRRVAIKALRNYQQGDLLEKLTQDNMTKVMNMMATEKGPIAMKSHLNNIVFYQLYTLCFGENKEIGDPDVEFLLREKDLINKTVGNGLREDMLPFLKDVYPSGRYVIIKEAADRVFSFLHKLLHEHQETFDPNNIRDFTDHLLVARSEAEKSGDDESLEKLNDTYLVQTVSDIFFAGVDTTRLTLEWFLCFMSGLPEIQAKCQAEIDKKIGRRCPSIADRQSLPYTEACIYETMRAGVIAGLGLPHLTICDTHVGGYDIPKDTVVLINHFALHRDTKYWKDPEKFDPLRYLDEDGKMDPTKLDSWLPFSAGRRVCLGESIAKSEILMMCVHLLQWFEISLPEGTKPNFVGVQRDFFGTECPADLRIIVKKRFK encoded by the exons ATGTTGACACTCAACCTTTTGAACGTACAGACTGTGCTGGTGGCCCTTACCGTGGGGCTGCTTGTCTACTTCATCAGGAGGAGGTTCATCTACCGGCTACCTCCGGGACCATGGGCCATCCCTCTGATTGGAAACTTTGAAG TATACACTAAACCTTTACTGCACAGAGTAGTTCTACAACTGTCGAAGAAGTATGGTCCAGTAACTCTGTTTTCTTTTG GGCCTATCCGAACCGTCTTTCTAAACAACTATGAGGTTGTAATGGAAGCCATGGTGAAAAGAAAGGCGGATTTTGCTGGACGCCCGGCTTCAGTAACTT TCTCTTTGGTCAGCGAGGGATATAAGGACATAGCTGTGGCTTCCTACTCTCCTATGTGGCAGTATCACCGACGTGTAGCCATCAAAGCTTTAAG AAATTATCAACAAGGAGATCTGCTTGAGAAACTAACACAAGATAATATGACAAAAGTGATGAACATGATGGCGACAGAGAAGGGACCCATTGCAATGAAATCTCACCTTAACAATATCGTCTTCTACCAGCTTTATACCCTCTGTTTTGGAGAAAA TAAGGAGATTGGTGACCCTGATGTAGAGTTCCTGCTCCGAGAAAAAGACCTAATAAACAAAACTGTAGGGAACGGTCTCCGAGAGGATATGCTTCCGTTCCTGAAGGACGTGTACCCGTCCGGACGTTACGTCATCATCAAAGAAGCTGCGGATAGAGTGTTTTCATTCCTTCATAAACTCTTACACGAACACCAGGAAACGTTTGATCCAA ATAACATCCGGGATTTTACCGATCACCTTCTAGTAGCCAGATCTGAGGCGGAAAAATCTGGAGACGACGAATCCCTTGAGAAATTAAATGATACTTATCTTGTACAAACCGTTTCGGATATCTTTTTTG CTGGTGTAGATACGACGAGACTGACCCTAGAATGGTTCTTGTGCTTCATGTCTGGACTTCCGGAAATACAGGCAAAATGTCAGGCGGAGATCGACAAAAAAATTG GTAGGCGTTGTCCATCTATCGCCGACAGACAGTCGTTGCCTTACACCGAGGCCTGCATCTATGAGACAATGAGGGCGGGAGTAATAGCAGGCCTGGGTTTGCCACATCTTACCATCTGCGATACACACGTTG gtGGGTACGACATTCCAAAAGACACGGTTGTCCTAATCAACCATTTTGCTCTCCATCGTGACACTAAATATTGGAAAGATCCCGAGAAATTTGATCCGCTCCGTTACTTGGATGAAGATGGTAAAATGGATCCTACAAAACTGGACAGTTGGCTACCATTTTCTGCTGGAAGGAGAGTATGCCTTGGAGAATCTATAGCAAAGTCGGAAATTTTAATGATGTGCGTCCATCTTCTTCAATGGTTTGAAATATCACTTCCGGAAGGCACCAAACCGAACTTTGTAGGTGTGCAACGTGATTTTTTTGGAACCGAATGTCCCGCCGACTTACGAATTATCGTAAAGAAaagattcaaataa
- the LOC105336545 gene encoding steroid 17-alpha-hydroxylase/17,20 lyase isoform X2 yields MLTLNLLNVQTVLVALTVGLLVYFIRRRFIYRLPPGPWAIPLIGNFEVYTKPLLHRVVLQLSKKYGPVTLFSFGPIRTVFLNNYEVVMEAMVKRKADFAGRPASVTFSLVSEGYKDIAVASYSPMWQYHRRVAIKALRNYQQGDLLEKLTQDNMTKVMNMMATEKGPIAMKSHLNNIVFYQLYTLCFGENKEIGDPDVEFLLREKDLINKTVGNGLREDMLPFLKDVYPSGRYVIIKEAADRVFSFLHKLLHEHQETFDPTGVDTTRLTLEWFLCFMSGLPEIQAKCQAEIDKKIGRRCPSIADRQSLPYTEACIYETMRAGVIAGLGLPHLTICDTHVGGYDIPKDTVVLINHFALHRDTKYWKDPEKFDPLRYLDEDGKMDPTKLDSWLPFSAGRRVCLGESIAKSEILMMCVHLLQWFEISLPEGTKPNFVGVQRDFFGTECPADLRIIVKKRFK; encoded by the exons ATGTTGACACTCAACCTTTTGAACGTACAGACTGTGCTGGTGGCCCTTACCGTGGGGCTGCTTGTCTACTTCATCAGGAGGAGGTTCATCTACCGGCTACCTCCGGGACCATGGGCCATCCCTCTGATTGGAAACTTTGAAG TATACACTAAACCTTTACTGCACAGAGTAGTTCTACAACTGTCGAAGAAGTATGGTCCAGTAACTCTGTTTTCTTTTG GGCCTATCCGAACCGTCTTTCTAAACAACTATGAGGTTGTAATGGAAGCCATGGTGAAAAGAAAGGCGGATTTTGCTGGACGCCCGGCTTCAGTAACTT TCTCTTTGGTCAGCGAGGGATATAAGGACATAGCTGTGGCTTCCTACTCTCCTATGTGGCAGTATCACCGACGTGTAGCCATCAAAGCTTTAAG AAATTATCAACAAGGAGATCTGCTTGAGAAACTAACACAAGATAATATGACAAAAGTGATGAACATGATGGCGACAGAGAAGGGACCCATTGCAATGAAATCTCACCTTAACAATATCGTCTTCTACCAGCTTTATACCCTCTGTTTTGGAGAAAA TAAGGAGATTGGTGACCCTGATGTAGAGTTCCTGCTCCGAGAAAAAGACCTAATAAACAAAACTGTAGGGAACGGTCTCCGAGAGGATATGCTTCCGTTCCTGAAGGACGTGTACCCGTCCGGACGTTACGTCATCATCAAAGAAGCTGCGGATAGAGTGTTTTCATTCCTTCATAAACTCTTACACGAACACCAGGAAACGTTTGATCCAA CTGGTGTAGATACGACGAGACTGACCCTAGAATGGTTCTTGTGCTTCATGTCTGGACTTCCGGAAATACAGGCAAAATGTCAGGCGGAGATCGACAAAAAAATTG GTAGGCGTTGTCCATCTATCGCCGACAGACAGTCGTTGCCTTACACCGAGGCCTGCATCTATGAGACAATGAGGGCGGGAGTAATAGCAGGCCTGGGTTTGCCACATCTTACCATCTGCGATACACACGTTG gtGGGTACGACATTCCAAAAGACACGGTTGTCCTAATCAACCATTTTGCTCTCCATCGTGACACTAAATATTGGAAAGATCCCGAGAAATTTGATCCGCTCCGTTACTTGGATGAAGATGGTAAAATGGATCCTACAAAACTGGACAGTTGGCTACCATTTTCTGCTGGAAGGAGAGTATGCCTTGGAGAATCTATAGCAAAGTCGGAAATTTTAATGATGTGCGTCCATCTTCTTCAATGGTTTGAAATATCACTTCCGGAAGGCACCAAACCGAACTTTGTAGGTGTGCAACGTGATTTTTTTGGAACCGAATGTCCCGCCGACTTACGAATTATCGTAAAGAAaagattcaaataa
- the LOC117693165 gene encoding uncharacterized protein: MTSKLRAVRSGQRSAVTRLFRKLEESFLEENNTEDIETIVSTLKEKQEILRNLDDRILEDTVEEDVEKEILEADEYKFNIESKIKKIKKHLLVQGSTLNATASSYQYLDHNENLQIEENAHSTHDFSQQTVTSLNLNPKSNSGATHSAYSHKLPKLNLPIFEGNLLEWETFWDCYNTSIHRNNTLSDVEKFSYLRSLLCGEALRVISGFSLTNTNYRQAIDVLFERYGQNHKIVNAHIQALINIQLPKSNPDCLRIFYDKMECCIRGLESLGTEETTYGTILTPMIYNKLPADIRKNITRDKGDDNWDLNSVRRAIKKELCVQDAGNASNTRSNQESQEFNPTANLLQEQTIRKPSSKELR, encoded by the coding sequence ATGACTTCTAAACTTAGAGCAGTTCGTTCAGGACAAAGAAGTGCTGTAACAAGACTTTTTAGAAAATTGGAAGAATCATTTTTAGAGGAAAACAATACAGAGGATATAGAGACTATAGTATCAACACTAAAGGAGAAGCAAGAAATTCTTAGGAATCTAGATGACAGAATTCTAGAAGATACAGTTGAAGAGGATGTGGAAAAGGAAATCCTTGAGGCAGATGAGTACAAATTTAATATAGagtcaaaaattaagaaaatcaaaaaacatCTCTTAGTACAAGGATCGACTTTAAATGCAACTGCCAGCAGTTACCAGTATTTGGATCACAATGAAAATCTTCAAATCGAAGAGAATGCTCATTCGACGCATGATTTTTCTCAGCAGACCGTTACAAGCCTCAATTTGAATCCAAAATCCAATAGTGGTGCTACTCACTCAGCATACTCCCATAAGTTACCGAAACTCAATCTACCAATTTTTGAGGGAAATCTTCTTGAATGGGAAACATTTTGGGATTGTTACAATACAAGTATCCATAGAAACAACACTTTATCTGATGTAGAAAAATTTAGCTACCTTCGGTCATTGTTGTGTGGAGAAGCACTTCGTGTTATCTCAGGATTTAGTTTGACCAATACAAACTACAGACAGGCAATAGATGTCTTATTTGAAAGATATGGCCAAAATCATAAAATCGTCAATGCGCACATACAGGCTCTTATCAACATACAACTACCAAAGTCTAATCCAGAttgtttgagaattttttatgacaaaatgGAGTGCTGCATTAGAGGTTTGGAGTCCTTGGGCACTGAGGAAACCACGTATGGGACGATTCTAACACCCATGATTTACAACAAGCTCCCAGCAGACATTCGGAAGAACATTACTCGGGACAAAGGAGATGACAACTGGGATTTAAACTCAGTGAGGAGAGCAATAAAGAAGGAACTTTGCGTTCAGGATGCTGGAAATGCTAGCAATACAAGATCTAACCAAGAATCACAGGAGTTCAACCCAACTGCTAACTTGTTACAGGAGCAAACCATAAGAAAACCATCAAGCAAGGAACTACGGTAA